One segment of Monomorium pharaonis isolate MP-MQ-018 chromosome 6, ASM1337386v2, whole genome shotgun sequence DNA contains the following:
- the LOC114254192 gene encoding stAR-related lipid transfer protein 13 — protein MKIDDFPLCFCFRLLIDVSGRSHPFFEADSQQSLFQHPHVFNLINNCANMKLDAYHTHYSTSHSKSSGGGDELCPRAMASVSCGQLLVLRKLALMKLTACMERHCPTHRTGWNWQLPKFRRKIKSPDYNDKAVFGVPLPLSLQRTGQALPGCIQIALRWLRANAVDQVGIFRKSGVKSRIQNLKVVMETEGDNVNFDGQQAFDVADLVKQYFRELPEALLTNKLSEIFIAIFQHVPVELRPDAVQCVLLLLPDENREALEILLDFLNHVASNSPSNQMTASNLAVCLAPNLFHFNHSTDVTNSVSPRRRKTVGIPDQRELSENKAAHDCLLFLVKMHRELFMVSSDMLSLCHFRIKYVEEISVAIDELGPEMKQDWKGYLYACTIELLKEARENRSCGWITVDNPADNSVEMAYKKVGDGHPLRLWRVSTEVEAPPNEVLHRVLRERYTWDPQLLTYRLVAKLDTNAEVVQYSTGNMSPLPARDYCVVRSWLDLPKGACVIDETSVHHPDAPVMLGGTRGIVLASRYHIEPCDNGKSRIMHLTRVDTR, from the exons ATGAAAATTGACGATTTTCCATTGTGCTTCTGTTTCAGACTATTGATTGACGTTTCCGGGCGTAGCCATCCTTTTTTTGAGGCCGACTCGCAGCAGAGCCTTTTCCAGCATCCGCACGtcttcaatttaataaataattgcgcCAATATGAAACTCGACGCTTATCACACGCATTACAGTACGAGTCACAGCAAAAGC AGTGGCGGTGGTGACGAATTGTGTCCTAGAGCGATGGCTTCCGTGTCGTGCGGACAACTTTTGGTGCTGAGGAAGCTAGCATTAATGAAACTTACGGCGTGCATGGAACGACATTGTCCGACTCATCGCACTGGCTGGAACTGGCAACTTCCGAAGTTTAGGAGGAAAATTAAGTCGCCCGATTACAACGACAAGGCAGTTTTCGGTGTACCGCTTCCATTATCTCTGCAGAGAACTGGCCAAGCATTACCAGGCTGCATTCAGATCGCCCTAAGATGGCTGAGAGCTAACGCTGTAGATCAAGTGGGCATTTTTAGAAAGAGCGGCGTCAAATCTAGGATACAGAATTTGAAAGTCGTGATGGAGACCGAGGGggataatgttaattttgacGGGCAGCAGGCATTCGACGTCGCCGATCTTGTGAAACAATATTTCAGGGAGCTGCCGGAGGCTTTGTTAACAAACAAGCTCTCAGAGATATTTATCGCCATTTTCCAAC ATGTCCCGGTGGAGTTACGACCTGATGCCGTGCAGTGCGTCCTATTGCTGCTTCCGGACGAGAATCGTGAGGCATTGGAGATCCTGCTTGACTTTCTCAATCACGTTGCCAGCAACTCGCCCTCCAATCAGATGACAGCCTCGAATCTGGCTGTGTGTCTGGCTCCAAACCTGTTTCATTTTAACCACAGCACGGATGTGACGAACAGCGTGTCGCCACGTAGGCGAAAGACCGTGGGCATTCCCGATCAGCGGGAACTGTCGGAAAACAAAGCAGCTCACGACTGTCTTTTGTTTCTGGTCAAGATGCATCGTGAATTATTTATG GTCTCGTCGGACATGCTGTCGCTGTGTCACTTCCGCATTAAGTATGTGGAAGAAATTTCGGTCGCGATAGACGAACTTGGCCCGGAAATGAAACAGGATTGGAAGGGTTACTTGTACGCCTGCACCATAGAATTGCTGAAGGAAGCGCGAGAAAA CAGAAGTTGCGGTTGGATCACGGTAGACAATCCTGCCGATAACAGCGTGGAAATGGCGTATAAAAAGGTCGGCGACGGGCACCCGCTTCGTCTCTGGCGAGTGTCGACTGAAGTCGAAGCTCCGCCAAACGAAGTGTTGCATCGTGTGCTAAGAGAAAGGTACACCTGGGACCCGCAACTGTTAACGTACAGACTGGTGGCCAAATTGGACACCAATGCTGAGGTCGTTCAATACTCCACCGGGAACATGAGTCCTTTGCCCGCTCGAGATTATTGTGTAGTAAG atcttGGCTCGATCTTCCCAAAGGTGCTTGCGTCATTGATGAAACATCCGTGCATCATCCTGACGCTCCTGTCATGCTCGGGGGAACTCGCGGCATCGTTTTGGCCTCGCGTTATCACATCGAACCATGTGATAACGGCAAATCCCGCATTATGCATTTAACCAGAGTCGATACGAGGTAA